One segment of Alnus glutinosa chromosome 2, dhAlnGlut1.1, whole genome shotgun sequence DNA contains the following:
- the LOC133859585 gene encoding UDP-glycosyltransferase 82A1, producing the protein MKCSKRPKIILVPYPAQGHVTPMLKLASAFHNHGFDIIMITPEHIHHQVVSSVKPTDQILCLPIPDGLDRDTPRDFFAIEMAMENNMPLHLEAMVDKLDEDGGVVCMVVDLLASWAIDVANRCRVPVAGFWPAMLATYRLIAAIPDMVRTGLVSDAGIPQHLGTVCLPNQPMVSTEDLPWLIGSLAARKARFKFWTRTLDRSRTLRWLLVNSFADEYIDGKQTDQLVNSSEDHPLVFPVGPLSKHAMTKNPSLWEEDMSCLDWLDKQKPNTVVYISFGSWVNSIGEEKVRNLASALAESGRPFMWVLRSAWREGLPVGYLEMVKMQGKVVSWAPQMEVLQHKAVGCYLTHCGWNSTMEAIQCQKSLLCCPVAGDQFINDKYIVEVWRIGVKLNGFGQKDFEEGLRKVMEDSEMKNRLKRLYERTMGEEANSGAMSNLTAFIDELKIMSLEAPIKSVHDFNF; encoded by the exons ATGAAGTGTTCAAAGAGGCCAAAGATCATTTTGGTTCCATATCCAGCGCAGGGACACGTTACTCCCATGCTCAAGCTAGCCTCCGCCTTCCATAACCATGGATTTGACATCATCATGATCACCCCGGAGCACATCCACCATCAGGTTGTGTCAAGTGTAAAGCCTACGGACCAGATTCTGTGCTTGCCAATACCAGATGGCTTGGACAGGGACACTCCTCGTGACTTCTTCGCCATTGAGATGGCTATGGAGAACAACATGCCTCTTCATTTGGAAGCCATGGTTGACAAGCTTGATGAGGATGGTGGGGTCGTGTGTATGGTTGTTGATCTGTTGGCATCGTGGGCTATTGACGTGGCCAACCGGTGCCGGGTCCCTGTCGCCGGGTTTTGGCCGGCAATGCTTGCCACGTACCGCCTGATTGCCGCCATACCAGACATGGTCCGGACGGGTCTTGTTTCTGATGcag GAATTCCCCAACATCTTGGTACAGTTTGCTTGCCTAATCAACCAATGGTATCTACTGAAGATCTACCATGGCTGATTGGAAGTCTTGCAGCCAGAAAAGCAAGATTTAAGTTTTGGACAAGAACCTTGGACCGATCAAGGACTCTTAGATGGCTCCTTGTGAACTCCTTTGCTGATGAATACATTGATGGAAAACAAACTGATCAGTTGGTCAACAGCTCTGAAGATCATCCACTTGTTTTCCCTGTTGGACCTTTGAGTAAGCATGCAATGACTAAGAACCCTAGTTTATGGGAAGAAGACATGAGTTGCTTAGATTGGCTGGACAAGCAAAAGCCTAACACAGTTGTTTACATCTCATTCGGAAGCTGGGTCAACTCTATCGGAgaagaaaaagtgagaaatcTGGCGTCGGCGTTAGCGGAATCCGGCCGGCCGTTCATGTGGGTGCTCCGGTCTGCTTGGCGTGAAGGGTTACCGGTTGGATACTTGGAGATGGTGAAGATGCAAGGCAAGGTGGTTTCATGGGCTCCACAAATGGAAGTTTTGCAGCACAAGGCTGTGGGGTGCTACCTCACGCATTGTGGGTGGAATTCAACAATGGAGGCTATACAATGCCAGAAAAGCCTTTTGTGTTGCCCAGTGGCAGGGGACCAGTTCATAAATGACAAATACATTGTCGAGGTATGGAGAATTGGGGTGAAACTCAATGGATTTGGACAAAAAGATTTTGAGGAAGGCTTGAGAAAAGTGATGGAGGACAGTGAGATGAAGAATAGGCTAAAAAGGCTATATGAGAGAACAATGGGAGAGGAGGCTAATTCAGGAGCAATGTCTAATCTCACAGCCTTCATTGATGAGCTCAAGATAATGTCACTTGAGGCTCCCATTAAATCTGTTCATGACTTTAATTTCTAG